A region of Thermobifida halotolerans DNA encodes the following proteins:
- a CDS encoding SigB/SigF/SigG family RNA polymerase sigma factor: MSVSVSHSGCGASGRRGRRGPSTRHADEAYLRQTRELLDELDRVRENPDARERIYLKLTELHAPVARRIARQYRNRGEPEEDLRQVAMVGLYNAIRNFNPAYGKEFISYALPMMTGEVKRHFRDRTWAIRVPRKYQERRAELNRVTAEFTQQHGRSPTVRELGELLEMGEEETLELIDAARAYSTLSLDVPFGPDDDGATLGDTLGGLDDALERVVDHAALRPALAALSPRDRRILLLRFAGDKTQAQIAEIVGLSQMHVSRRLAAILATLRSQLVGEH, from the coding sequence ATGTCCGTTTCGGTTTCACACAGCGGTTGCGGCGCCAGCGGCAGACGCGGTCGCCGCGGCCCGTCAACCCGCCATGCCGACGAAGCCTACCTGCGCCAGACCCGCGAACTGCTCGACGAACTCGACCGCGTCCGCGAGAATCCGGACGCCCGCGAACGCATCTACCTCAAGCTGACCGAACTGCACGCTCCCGTGGCCCGACGCATCGCGCGCCAGTACCGCAACCGCGGCGAACCCGAGGAGGACCTGCGCCAGGTCGCGATGGTCGGGCTGTACAACGCCATCCGCAACTTCAACCCCGCCTACGGCAAGGAGTTCATCTCCTACGCGCTGCCGATGATGACCGGCGAGGTGAAACGGCACTTCCGGGACCGCACGTGGGCGATCCGGGTACCGCGCAAGTACCAGGAGCGGCGCGCCGAACTCAACCGGGTGACCGCCGAGTTCACCCAGCAGCACGGGCGTTCGCCGACCGTGCGGGAACTGGGGGAACTGCTGGAGATGGGCGAGGAGGAGACCCTCGAGCTCATCGACGCCGCACGCGCCTACAGCACGCTCTCCCTGGACGTGCCCTTCGGCCCCGACGACGACGGCGCCACGCTGGGCGACACACTCGGCGGACTGGACGACGCCCTGGAGCGGGTCGTCGACCACGCGGCGCTGCGTCCCGCACTGGCCGCGCTGTCTCCCCGCGACCGGCGCATCCTGCTGCTCCGGTTCGCCGGGGACAAGACCCAGGCGCAGATCGCCGAGATCGTGGGGCTGTCGCAGATGCACGTGTCACGCAGGCTCGCGGCCATCCTGGCGACCCTGCGCAGCCAGCTCGTGGGGGAGCACTGA
- a CDS encoding DUF3140 domain-containing protein translates to MAHNRLGGDTAELWTRFHELVNMNGNELRSWLLTEASGPEVFTSHPSLDIDVTGRDIIHVLDKRRTDLTDEDVQTMRAVVEEVSSLLVEPRPDDENWRRTLMSLGHDPLKPDSPRPGEDPEINGSE, encoded by the coding sequence ATGGCTCACAACCGCCTCGGCGGCGACACCGCCGAACTGTGGACGCGATTCCACGAACTCGTCAACATGAACGGCAACGAACTGCGTTCGTGGCTGTTGACGGAGGCGTCGGGACCGGAGGTCTTCACCTCCCACCCCTCCCTGGACATCGATGTCACCGGGCGGGACATCATCCACGTGCTGGACAAGCGGCGCACCGACCTGACCGACGAGGACGTGCAGACCATGCGCGCCGTGGTGGAGGAGGTGTCGTCCCTGCTCGTCGAGCCGCGGCCGGACGACGAGAACTGGCGGCGCACCCTGATGAGCCTGGGACACGACCCGCTCAAGCCGGACTCGCCCCGTCCGGGAGAGGACCCGGAGATCAACGGTTCCGAGTAA
- a CDS encoding MerR family transcriptional regulator: MANTSTPPEPGLRSLRAVADSVGVSPLAVRLYENRGLVSPIRRPDGSRGYRDTDVVRLRRVVELLDQGVDFTTIGYVLDSGPEPAE; this comes from the coding sequence ATGGCCAACACCTCGACACCGCCCGAGCCGGGGCTGAGGTCGCTGCGCGCGGTGGCCGACAGCGTGGGCGTCTCGCCTCTGGCGGTCCGGCTGTACGAGAACAGGGGGCTGGTGTCACCGATCCGTCGCCCCGACGGGAGCCGCGGTTACCGGGACACCGACGTCGTCCGGCTGCGCCGCGTGGTGGAACTGCTCGACCAGGGCGTCGACTTCACCACGATCGGCTACGTCCTCGACTCCGGGCCGGAACCGGCGGAGTGA
- a CDS encoding nucleotidyltransferase, whose translation MEHEPQIQDLLTTLKRVAGAFKADGVPFALSGGFAAFARGAPPSRHDVDFAVLPEDAERALEVLAKAGLRPTDAVEDWLVKAYDGEILVDLIHSPADVPITSAMLDRATLLKVNSVHVPVLDATDLMIMRLRAFTEHECDFSGPLVTARALREQVDWARVCVETGGSPYARAFLVLLSRLGVISGKESGMPHEPPQYVAGHLQQALAEDPRTAEQGIRVRVVEDDIYLSGQVTCSRRRDRVLEVARERMPEYRVHDELSVVRFDGPVREERLT comes from the coding sequence ATGGAGCACGAACCGCAGATCCAGGACCTGTTGACCACGCTCAAACGCGTCGCCGGTGCCTTCAAGGCCGACGGGGTGCCGTTCGCGTTGAGCGGAGGATTCGCGGCGTTCGCCCGGGGAGCCCCGCCCTCCCGGCACGACGTCGACTTCGCGGTGCTGCCCGAGGACGCCGAACGCGCCCTGGAGGTTCTCGCCAAGGCCGGGCTCCGACCCACCGACGCCGTGGAGGACTGGCTGGTCAAGGCCTACGACGGGGAGATCCTGGTGGACCTCATCCACAGTCCGGCCGACGTCCCGATCACGTCCGCCATGCTGGACCGGGCCACGCTGTTGAAGGTGAACTCGGTGCACGTTCCGGTGCTGGACGCCACCGACCTGATGATCATGCGGCTGCGCGCCTTCACCGAGCACGAGTGCGACTTCTCCGGACCGCTCGTCACCGCCCGGGCGTTGCGCGAACAGGTGGACTGGGCGCGGGTGTGCGTCGAGACCGGGGGGTCGCCGTATGCGCGGGCGTTCCTGGTGCTGCTGAGCCGACTGGGCGTGATCAGCGGAAAGGAGAGCGGAATGCCGCACGAGCCGCCGCAGTACGTGGCGGGCCACCTCCAGCAGGCGCTGGCGGAGGACCCCCGCACCGCGGAGCAGGGAATCCGGGTGCGCGTGGTGGAGGACGACATCTACCTGTCGGGCCAGGTCACCTGCTCACGACGCCGCGACAGGGTTCTGGAGGTGGCCCGGGAGCGGATGCCGGAGTACCGGGTCCATGACGAGCTGTCCGTGGTCCGGTTCGACGGCCCGGTCCGAGAGGAGCGACTGACATGA
- a CDS encoding zinc-dependent alcohol dehydrogenase, which yields MRALTWHGPRDVRVETVPDPTVQEPTDAVIRVTSTGLCGSDLHLYEVMAPFMNEGDILGHEPMGVVEEVGDEVTDLRPGDRVVVPFQIACGHCFMCEQGLQTQCETTQVREKGMGAEIFGYTNLYGAVPGAQAEFLRVPHADYGPVKVPEGPPDDRFVYLSDVLSTAWQAVRYAEVPPGGSLAVLGLGPIGDMCCRIAQHLGIEQVFGVDLVPERIARAEKRGVQTFVFGDDVVEAIRDRTDGRGPDSVIDAVGMEAHGATVVKTVQRMTSLLPKGLAAKAMTTAGVDRLTAFHTAIDLVRRGGTISLTGVYGGTADPLPMLTLFDKQIQLRMGQANVRRWMDEIMPLLIDDDPLGVDSFATHRLPLSDAPRAYSAFQRKSGGMVKTLFHP from the coding sequence ATGCGAGCCCTCACCTGGCACGGACCGCGCGATGTGCGCGTGGAGACCGTGCCCGATCCGACGGTCCAGGAGCCCACCGACGCGGTCATCCGCGTCACCAGTACCGGACTGTGCGGCTCCGACCTGCACCTGTACGAGGTGATGGCGCCCTTCATGAACGAGGGCGACATCCTCGGCCACGAGCCGATGGGCGTGGTGGAGGAGGTCGGCGACGAGGTGACCGACCTGCGCCCCGGCGACCGGGTCGTGGTGCCGTTCCAGATCGCCTGCGGCCACTGTTTCATGTGCGAGCAGGGACTGCAGACCCAGTGCGAGACCACCCAGGTCCGCGAGAAGGGCATGGGCGCCGAGATCTTCGGCTACACCAACCTCTACGGCGCCGTCCCCGGCGCGCAGGCGGAGTTCCTGCGCGTTCCGCACGCCGACTACGGCCCCGTCAAAGTCCCCGAGGGTCCGCCCGACGACCGTTTCGTCTACCTCTCCGACGTTCTGTCGACCGCGTGGCAGGCCGTGCGCTACGCCGAGGTCCCGCCCGGCGGGAGCCTCGCGGTGCTGGGGCTGGGCCCCATCGGCGACATGTGCTGCCGGATCGCCCAGCACCTCGGTATCGAACAGGTCTTCGGCGTGGACCTGGTGCCCGAGCGGATCGCCCGGGCCGAGAAGCGCGGAGTGCAGACCTTCGTCTTCGGCGACGACGTCGTCGAGGCGATCCGGGACCGCACCGACGGACGCGGTCCCGACTCCGTCATCGACGCCGTCGGTATGGAGGCGCACGGGGCGACGGTGGTCAAGACCGTGCAGCGCATGACGTCGCTGCTGCCCAAGGGATTGGCCGCCAAGGCCATGACCACCGCGGGCGTGGACCGGCTCACCGCCTTCCACACCGCCATCGACCTGGTCAGACGCGGGGGCACCATCTCCCTGACCGGGGTCTACGGCGGCACGGCCGACCCGCTTCCCATGCTCACCCTGTTCGACAAGCAGATCCAGTTGCGCATGGGGCAGGCCAACGTCCGACGCTGGATGGACGAGATCATGCCGCTGCTCATCGACGACGACCCACTGGGTGTGGACTCCTTCGCCACCCACCGGCTCCCCCTGTCCGACGCGCCACGCGCCTACTCGGCGTTCCAGCGCAAGTCCGGCGGGATGGTCAAGACGCTGTTCCACCCGTGA
- a CDS encoding manganese catalase family protein, with translation MFRHDKRLQFEAKPEKPDPLFAMKLQELIGGAFGEMTVTMQYLFQGWNCRMEGKYKDLIMDVATEEIGHVEMLATMVARLLEGAPSETTAEAVRDPVVAAVVGGMNPQQAIVSGGGPVPADSAGTPWNGKYIVASGNLLADFYANVAAEAQGRLQTARLYNMTDDPGVKEMLKFNLARDTVHQNMWLAAIEELKEDGLEGTVAPTALFDEENQTHANTIWGLSEGSTAAQGRWAQRPAPDGQHELRYLDNPDPLGGPASAPPPDPKLYGTFAGVPGEGSAKGAQRAPGPRESLTDKVKDVFE, from the coding sequence ATGTTCCGTCACGACAAACGCCTGCAGTTCGAAGCCAAGCCCGAGAAGCCCGACCCGCTGTTCGCGATGAAGCTCCAGGAGCTGATCGGCGGGGCCTTCGGTGAGATGACCGTGACCATGCAGTACCTCTTCCAGGGGTGGAACTGCCGCATGGAGGGCAAGTACAAGGACCTCATCATGGACGTGGCCACCGAGGAGATCGGCCACGTGGAGATGCTGGCCACGATGGTGGCGCGGCTGCTGGAGGGCGCCCCCTCCGAGACCACCGCCGAAGCGGTGAGGGACCCGGTGGTGGCGGCCGTCGTCGGCGGGATGAACCCCCAGCAGGCGATCGTGTCGGGAGGCGGCCCCGTTCCGGCCGACTCGGCGGGCACCCCCTGGAACGGCAAGTACATCGTGGCCAGCGGCAACCTCCTCGCCGACTTCTACGCCAACGTCGCGGCCGAGGCGCAGGGGCGGCTGCAGACCGCGCGGCTGTACAACATGACCGACGACCCGGGCGTGAAGGAGATGCTGAAGTTCAACCTCGCCCGCGACACCGTGCACCAGAACATGTGGCTGGCCGCCATCGAGGAACTCAAGGAGGACGGGCTGGAGGGCACGGTCGCGCCCACCGCCCTGTTCGACGAGGAGAACCAGACCCACGCCAACACCATCTGGGGGCTGTCGGAGGGGAGCACGGCCGCCCAGGGCCGCTGGGCGCAGCGGCCCGCGCCCGACGGTCAGCACGAACTGCGCTACCTCGACAACCCCGACCCGCTGGGCGGCCCCGCCTCGGCTCCGCCGCCCGACCCGAAACTGTACGGAACGTTCGCCGGAGTACCCGGTGAGGGGTCGGCCAAGGGCGCCCAGCGCGCCCCCGGTCCTCGCGAGAGCCTGACCGACAAGGTCAAGGACGTCTTCGAGTAG
- a CDS encoding SDR family NAD(P)-dependent oxidoreductase, which yields MRGRTALMALAGAVAVAGYAARRAHRFPLDGRTALITGGSRGLGLLLARELGARGCRVVVCARDGDELHKAVADLRDRGVQAHAVRCDLRDRDQVHAMVADAVSRFGGLDIVVNNAGIIHSAPLDSLGEAEFDDAMRTMFWASLYVTQETRPHLGGGVLVNITSIGGKISPPHLLTYACAKFAQVGLSEGLDAELARHGIRVLTVVPGLMRTGSPRRAFYAGRPGLEYAWFSLLAAVPPVSMNSKRAARRIVNAIRDGRHHLTLTLEARVAMAVHGVAPSLTQTLLRAANRVLPGPGAEGPTSGLEAAPRADRWGMRLLTRLNDRASRDLNQLPGAEHGRVPEPRDSGRHARR from the coding sequence ATGCGAGGACGCACGGCACTGATGGCACTGGCGGGGGCCGTGGCGGTCGCGGGGTACGCGGCCCGGCGCGCCCACCGGTTCCCGTTGGACGGCCGTACGGCGCTGATCACCGGCGGCTCCCGCGGACTGGGCCTGCTGCTCGCCCGCGAACTGGGCGCACGGGGCTGCCGTGTCGTGGTGTGCGCCCGCGACGGCGACGAACTGCACAAGGCGGTCGCGGACCTGCGCGACCGCGGGGTCCAGGCCCACGCCGTCCGCTGCGACCTGCGCGACCGCGACCAGGTGCACGCCATGGTGGCCGACGCCGTGTCCCGCTTCGGAGGGCTCGACATCGTGGTCAACAACGCCGGGATCATCCACAGCGCCCCACTGGACTCGCTGGGCGAGGCCGAGTTCGACGACGCGATGCGGACCATGTTCTGGGCGTCCCTGTACGTGACCCAGGAGACCCGGCCGCACCTGGGCGGCGGGGTGTTGGTCAACATCACCTCGATCGGCGGCAAGATCAGCCCGCCCCACCTGCTGACCTACGCCTGCGCCAAGTTCGCGCAGGTCGGCCTCTCCGAGGGGCTCGACGCGGAACTGGCCCGCCACGGCATCCGCGTGCTGACCGTGGTTCCCGGCCTGATGCGCACCGGATCGCCCCGCCGCGCCTTCTACGCGGGGCGGCCGGGCCTGGAGTACGCCTGGTTCTCCCTGCTCGCGGCAGTGCCGCCGGTGTCGATGAACAGTAAGCGCGCCGCACGCAGGATCGTCAACGCGATCCGGGACGGGCGCCACCACCTCACCCTGACCCTTGAGGCGCGCGTCGCCATGGCCGTCCACGGCGTGGCGCCGTCACTCACCCAGACGCTGCTGCGCGCCGCGAACCGGGTGCTGCCGGGACCGGGGGCCGAAGGCCCCACCAGCGGTCTGGAGGCCGCGCCCCGCGCCGACCGGTGGGGGATGCGGCTGCTCACCCGGCTCAACGACCGGGCCAGCCGCGACCTCAACCAACTGCCCGGCGCGGAGCACGGCCGCGTCCCCGAACCCCGGGACTCCGGTCGACACGCGCGCCGGTGA
- a CDS encoding metallophosphoesterase family protein: MITVAAVGDVHLDGEMRGRYRQRLGGLADDADVLLLAGDLTKHGTVDEGRVVAEEFRDLPVPVIAVLGNHDYQSDSQDKIAELMRAEGITVLDGEGTIVDCPGGRLGVAGVKGFAMGFAGKCASEFGEPEMKSFVRHSRDAAERLREAFKPLDADITVALTHYAPVKDTLAGEPPEIFPFLGSYLLAEAIDTAEAHLAVHGHAHRGTEFGMTPGGVRVRNVALPVLGRPYGVYRIE, from the coding sequence ATGATCACCGTTGCCGCGGTGGGCGATGTGCACCTGGACGGGGAGATGCGCGGACGCTACCGGCAGCGGCTCGGCGGTCTGGCCGACGACGCCGACGTGCTGCTGCTGGCGGGGGACCTCACCAAGCACGGCACAGTCGACGAGGGCAGGGTGGTGGCCGAGGAGTTCCGCGACCTGCCCGTGCCCGTCATAGCGGTCCTCGGCAACCACGACTACCAGTCCGACTCCCAGGACAAGATCGCCGAACTGATGCGGGCCGAGGGGATCACGGTCCTGGACGGCGAGGGGACGATCGTCGACTGCCCGGGGGGACGGCTCGGTGTCGCCGGGGTGAAGGGCTTCGCCATGGGGTTCGCGGGCAAGTGCGCCTCGGAGTTCGGCGAACCCGAGATGAAGAGCTTCGTCCGCCACTCGCGGGACGCCGCCGAACGCCTGAGGGAGGCGTTCAAGCCACTGGACGCCGACATCACGGTCGCGCTCACCCACTACGCGCCGGTCAAGGACACCCTGGCCGGTGAGCCGCCGGAGATCTTCCCTTTTCTGGGCAGCTACCTGCTGGCCGAGGCCATCGACACGGCGGAGGCGCACCTGGCGGTGCACGGACACGCCCACCGGGGCACCGAGTTCGGGATGACGCCGGGAGGGGTCCGGGTGCGCAACGTCGCGCTGCCGGTCCTGGGCCGCCCCTACGGGGTGTACCGCATCGAATGA
- a CDS encoding cytochrome P450 has product MSSPLPSLPRASVSEQARITATLLTPTLVRGVIVRRPGGMAAVGALDADRHAVETMRRLRAAHGPGPVRTNLFGRRAVLLLEPDQVRRVLEGTPEPFTSANAEKQGALSHFQPHGVLISEGQERQRRREFNETALDTPHRVHALADSFLAVIREEVEILDRALGPDGELTWSRFAPSFWNAVRRIVLGDAARDDQRLTDLLYRLRSDSNWFYLRPRRDRLRAGFGERLRAHLDRADPDSLAGAFAGDRAPGGVDPAGQAPHWLFAFDAAVIAAFRALALIASHPEQAEVLRAELDEHNPAAPEGTARLERLRATVLESVRLWPTTLAILRDSTEATEWDGAVVPAGTAFVILSAFFHRDPERLPYADLFAPEVWLDGTAEEDGLVPFSGGPADCAGRNLVLFTTTALLAALLERRDLRLVEPAALRPDRPLPYSLNHFALRMATRPVRPHGVPGNRPSPPRRRTDSVQEGTTTMANPTFIEVQKALSGVDYPANRDDLVNHARGRGAEDRVLEALRGVADRSYSGPDEVSKAVSETTGGR; this is encoded by the coding sequence ATGTCGTCACCTCTGCCCTCTCTACCCCGCGCCTCCGTGTCGGAGCAGGCGCGGATCACCGCCACCCTGCTGACTCCCACCCTGGTCAGAGGGGTTATCGTGCGTCGGCCCGGCGGCATGGCGGCGGTGGGCGCCCTGGACGCCGACCGGCACGCGGTGGAGACGATGCGGCGGCTGCGCGCCGCGCACGGTCCCGGACCGGTCCGGACGAACCTGTTCGGCAGGCGCGCGGTCCTGCTGCTCGAACCCGACCAGGTGCGCCGGGTCCTGGAGGGCACACCCGAGCCGTTCACCTCGGCCAACGCCGAGAAGCAGGGGGCGCTGTCACACTTCCAGCCGCACGGGGTGCTCATCTCCGAGGGGCAGGAGCGGCAGCGGCGCCGGGAGTTCAACGAGACCGCTCTGGACACGCCCCACCGGGTGCACGCCCTGGCCGACTCCTTCCTCGCCGTGATCCGCGAGGAGGTCGAGATCCTGGACCGCGCCCTGGGTCCGGACGGTGAACTGACCTGGTCCCGGTTCGCGCCGTCCTTCTGGAACGCGGTGCGGCGCATCGTGCTGGGCGACGCCGCCAGGGACGACCAGCGCCTCACCGACCTGCTGTACCGGCTGCGCTCCGACTCCAACTGGTTCTACCTGCGTCCCCGGCGCGACCGGTTGCGCGCCGGATTCGGCGAACGGCTCCGCGCCCACCTGGACCGGGCCGACCCGGACAGCCTGGCCGGTGCGTTCGCCGGCGACCGGGCGCCGGGCGGCGTCGACCCGGCCGGGCAGGCGCCGCACTGGCTTTTCGCGTTCGACGCCGCCGTGATCGCCGCCTTCCGCGCGCTCGCGCTGATCGCGTCCCACCCCGAGCAGGCGGAGGTGCTCCGCGCCGAACTCGACGAGCACAACCCGGCCGCGCCGGAGGGAACGGCCCGTCTGGAGCGGCTGCGGGCCACCGTCCTGGAGTCGGTCCGCCTGTGGCCGACCACGCTGGCCATCCTCCGCGACAGCACCGAGGCCACCGAGTGGGACGGCGCGGTGGTTCCCGCGGGCACGGCTTTTGTGATCCTCAGCGCGTTCTTCCACCGCGACCCCGAGCGGCTGCCCTACGCCGACCTGTTCGCGCCGGAGGTGTGGCTGGACGGCACCGCCGAGGAGGACGGGCTGGTCCCGTTCAGCGGCGGACCCGCGGACTGCGCGGGCCGCAACCTGGTGCTGTTCACGACCACCGCACTGCTCGCCGCCCTGCTGGAGCGCCGCGACCTGCGTCTGGTGGAGCCGGCCGCGCTGCGCCCGGACCGGCCGCTGCCCTACTCGCTCAACCACTTCGCCCTGCGCATGGCCACCCGGCCCGTGCGTCCGCACGGCGTGCCGGGGAACCGCCCGTCGCCGCCGCGGCGAAGAACCGATTCCGTCCAGGAGGGAACGACGACCATGGCCAATCCGACCTTCATCGAGGTGCAGAAGGCGCTGTCCGGCGTCGACTATCCGGCGAACAGGGACGACCTCGTCAACCACGCCAGGGGCAGGGGGGCCGAGGACCGGGTGCTGGAGGCGCTGCGCGGTGTCGCCGACCGCAGCTACTCGGGGCCCGACGAGGTGAGCAAGGCGGTGTCCGAGACCACCGGGGGCCGGTGA
- a CDS encoding ChaB family protein — translation MPAKDELPSTLQRSPEEAQRTWAEAHDSAVETYGEGERAHRTAYAALKHKFEKVGDHWEPKEGKGPSDPQATNPRAGRGRDTATAEGVDANASKKHLYERARELGISGRSTMDKDELVDALRKENRSRTRQARKS, via the coding sequence ATGCCAGCCAAGGACGAACTTCCCAGCACGTTGCAGCGTTCTCCCGAAGAAGCCCAGCGCACCTGGGCCGAGGCGCACGACTCGGCGGTGGAGACCTACGGGGAGGGCGAACGCGCCCACCGCACCGCCTACGCCGCCCTGAAGCACAAGTTCGAGAAGGTCGGCGACCACTGGGAGCCCAAGGAGGGCAAGGGGCCGTCGGATCCGCAGGCGACCAACCCCCGGGCAGGGCGGGGGAGGGACACCGCCACCGCGGAGGGCGTGGACGCCAACGCCTCCAAGAAGCACCTGTACGAACGCGCCCGTGAACTGGGCATCTCCGGCCGCTCCACCATGGACAAGGACGAGCTGGTCGACGCGCTGCGCAAGGAGAACCGCTCCCGCACCCGCCAGGCGCGCAAATCGTGA
- a CDS encoding Rieske 2Fe-2S domain-containing protein has protein sequence MRLGEPMRKIERSRGLDRIAAFAKRVVDRVVPEGKVRDALHGVPLGHPAHPLLVQLPIGAWLSATLLDLVPGGGPGLRRSAHLLVNVGILASVPAVLAGWMDLTRQHERQQRVGVVHALTNGTGIALYGLSSLARSRGQQPLGATLAGMGMGAVAVGGMLGGHLSYYRASGVNRADFLIDWMPSDWEEIGRVEDFPEGRPTRADVGNVPLAVVRTSGQVRALVGFCNHLGGPLYEGEIDGDCLVCPWHGSTFRTTDGVVAQGPATAAQPMMEVSVRDGVVRVRRPKDRPDMEVPRPRAETGAPSEEKTQAR, from the coding sequence ATGAGACTCGGTGAACCCATGCGAAAGATCGAACGGAGCCGGGGCCTGGACCGGATCGCGGCCTTCGCCAAGCGAGTGGTGGACCGCGTCGTCCCCGAGGGGAAGGTGCGCGACGCACTGCACGGCGTGCCGCTCGGCCACCCGGCGCATCCGCTGCTGGTCCAGTTGCCGATCGGCGCGTGGCTGTCGGCGACCCTGCTCGACCTGGTCCCCGGCGGCGGCCCCGGCCTGCGCAGATCGGCCCATCTCCTGGTGAACGTCGGCATCCTGGCGTCCGTTCCGGCCGTGCTCGCCGGATGGATGGACCTGACGCGCCAGCACGAGCGGCAGCAACGCGTCGGCGTGGTCCACGCGCTGACCAACGGGACGGGCATAGCGCTGTACGGGCTGTCCTCGCTGGCGCGGTCGCGGGGCCAGCAGCCTCTGGGGGCGACGCTGGCCGGAATGGGCATGGGCGCGGTGGCGGTCGGCGGCATGCTGGGCGGCCACCTGTCCTACTACCGGGCCAGCGGGGTCAACCGCGCGGACTTCCTGATCGACTGGATGCCCTCCGACTGGGAGGAGATCGGTCGGGTCGAGGACTTCCCCGAGGGCAGGCCCACCCGCGCCGACGTCGGCAACGTGCCGCTGGCGGTGGTGCGTACCAGCGGGCAGGTGCGCGCGCTCGTGGGCTTCTGCAACCACCTGGGCGGACCGCTGTACGAGGGCGAGATCGACGGCGACTGCCTCGTCTGCCCCTGGCACGGCAGCACCTTCCGCACCACCGACGGCGTGGTGGCGCAGGGCCCGGCCACCGCGGCCCAGCCGATGATGGAGGTGTCGGTGCGCGACGGCGTGGTGCGGGTACGCCGCCCCAAGGACCGGCCGGACATGGAGGTCCCGCGCCCCCGGGCCGAGACCGGGGCTCCGAGCGAGGAGAAGACCCAGGCCCGTTGA
- a CDS encoding glycosyltransferase family 9 protein, with the protein MEEDRAASPIVAVPRPSGPDRNRPILLVLRALGLGDFATAVPALRALDRAFPHHRHILAGPDSYDDLLALAGLPWETVTVDGPHTPPWKGLNPPDLAVNLHGRGPQSVRALAALGPRRLWTHSGADPAAPDGPPWADDVHEVDRWCRLLAHYGVTADPEDLRWPEPAGGAVPTGTAVVHPGAASGSRRWPELRFAEVARRLRERGLRVMVTGSAEERRIAERVARVAGLHPQGIAAGTTGLSQLAALVAGARLVVSGDTGVAHLATAYGTPSVVLFGPSSPKTWGPRIDTDRHRCLWAGTTGDPHADRIDPGLASITADEVLNACEDLLAARPRADVPSRP; encoded by the coding sequence ATGGAAGAAGACCGTGCTGCCTCACCCATCGTCGCTGTCCCCCGCCCCTCCGGACCGGACCGCAACCGGCCGATCCTGCTGGTACTGCGCGCACTCGGGCTCGGTGACTTCGCGACTGCGGTTCCCGCGCTGCGTGCGCTGGACCGCGCCTTTCCCCACCACCGCCACATCCTGGCGGGTCCCGACTCCTACGACGACCTGCTCGCGTTGGCCGGTCTGCCCTGGGAGACCGTCACCGTGGACGGTCCCCACACCCCGCCCTGGAAGGGGCTGAACCCGCCGGACCTCGCGGTCAACCTGCACGGACGCGGACCGCAGAGCGTGCGCGCGCTGGCCGCGCTCGGCCCCCGGCGGCTGTGGACGCACAGCGGCGCGGACCCCGCGGCCCCCGACGGGCCGCCCTGGGCCGACGACGTCCACGAGGTGGACCGCTGGTGCCGCCTGCTCGCCCACTACGGCGTCACCGCCGACCCCGAGGACCTGAGGTGGCCCGAGCCCGCGGGCGGCGCGGTCCCCACGGGGACGGCGGTGGTCCACCCGGGCGCGGCGTCCGGTTCCCGCCGCTGGCCGGAGCTGCGGTTCGCCGAGGTCGCCCGCCGCCTGCGGGAGCGGGGGCTGCGGGTGATGGTCACCGGTTCGGCGGAGGAGCGCCGGATCGCCGAGCGTGTCGCCCGGGTCGCGGGGCTGCACCCGCAGGGCATCGCGGCGGGCACGACCGGACTGTCCCAGCTCGCCGCGCTCGTCGCGGGCGCGCGCCTGGTGGTCAGCGGCGACACGGGGGTGGCGCATCTGGCGACCGCCTACGGCACCCCGTCGGTCGTGCTGTTCGGCCCGTCCTCACCGAAGACGTGGGGGCCGCGCATCGACACCGACCGGCACCGCTGCCTGTGGGCGGGCACCACCGGCGACCCGCACGCCGACCGGATCGACCCGGGGCTGGCCTCGATCACCGCGGACGAGGTGCTCAACGCCTGCGAGGACCTGCTCGCCGCACGTCCCCGCGCGGACGTCCCGTCCCGGCCCTGA